The Candidatus Eisenbacteria bacterium genome includes the window CTCACGGATTGCCCAGAACACTCCTCCAGGCGGCGGGCACGCTGTCGGTGGCCCTTGGGGTCGTGGGGATCTTCGTGCCCCTACTACCTACGACTCCCTTTCTTCTGCTGGCCGCCTATTGCTATGGCCGCAGCTCGGAGCGCTTCCATCGCTGGCTCCTCGAGAACCGCTGGTTCGGGGAGTATGTCCGCGACTACCGGGAAGGCAGGGGACTCCGCCGAAGGGAGAAGGCTAGGGCGCTGTTCGCGCTCTGGTTGACGATCGGGATCGGGGTCTGCTTCTTCGCCTCCGCCTGGTGGCTCAGGCTGCTCCTCATCGGAGCGGCGACCGGGGTGACGATCCACTTGCTGCGCTTGAGGACATGCGAGAAGGCCACCCCCCACCAGATCCG containing:
- a CDS encoding DUF454 domain-containing protein, with the translated sequence MAPRIRGAKSAHGLPRTLLQAAGTLSVALGVVGIFVPLLPTTPFLLLAAYCYGRSSERFHRWLLENRWFGEYVRDYREGRGLRRREKARALFALWLTIGIGVCFFASAWWLRLLLIGAATGVTIHLLRLRTCEKATPHQIRLMEPRQGEVGNIERE